The DNA segment CATTACAGGATTCGTTAATAAATGGTCTGCACAAAATTCCATCATAATGGATAATGCGGTCAAACACGCCCTGACTAAAGCTTTACCCAAAGACGCACGAGCAGCGAAACTCGAACTTGATAAGCTGGAACTTGCTGCCGGACCTGAGAAAAAACTACTCATGGATCACTTGAGTCTGATAGCTTTTTCCGAAGAGATGAATTTTTTCGAGTTTATGAGTTCCATGTCACAGGGCGGCGACCCTGTAGAAATATGGAGACGTGTTCTAACAAATCACATGGAAAAAGATTCCATGATCTTTATGCTTACCGCATCTCTTACCCGTGAAGCCAGAGCCTTATGGATGATGCTCCACGGAGAGGACTCCTCTGTGAGACTGCCTCCCTTTGTTAAAAAACAAAAAGCAGCGCTCGCTCAGCGCATAGGTGCGGCCCGCATCGCAAAAATTTTCGACATCGTTATGGAAGCTGAAATAGGAATTAAAACAGGAAACCGCAGACCTGATCAGGCTCTCGAACTTCTTGTAGCCGCGCTCACAAATCTTTTTGCAATACAGCCTTCAAATCGGCGAAGATAACCTTTCCCCTCACTTTCTGTCCAAAAAACACATTATTTAACGCCAAATGATGTTTTTTTATCAAAATAAGCCAAAATCCCTACTCACGCAGGTTGATTTGCCGCGCCATCCGGTTTATCTCTTAAAAATAGATATCAGCGTTAAAAACATTAATTTCATGCTTTTTACACCTTTTTTTAATGTTTTTACTCTTTTTACATACTTTTTAACTATACGACTTGCCAAAGCAGACTTACTATCTATTTATGAATGACAAACCGCACTACCATGGACACCGTCAAAGGCTTAAAGAGCGGCTTTGCGTTAATTCACAAAATCTGGCGGACTATGAGATTTTAGAACTTATGCTCGGTCAGGTGCTTCCAAGGCAGGACACAAAACCTATAGCCAAAGAGTTACTTTCAGAATTCGAAACTCTGGGCGGGGTTTTCAAAGCTTCGGATGAAAGGCTTAAAAATATCAAGGGTGTCGGCCCCGGAGTTTTAACTTTTTTTACACTTCTTCGTGAATTCTGGGCAAGAATGGCCGAAGAACCCATGTTTGTTCAAAGTGCACTTTCATCACCAGACACGGTTTCAAAGGCAGCGATGGCCAGAATTGGAAATTTAGCGATTGAACAATTTTGGGTAGCACTGGTCAACAATGGTAATAAAGTGATATGCTGGGAAAAGCTTACGGAAGGAACAGTTGATAAAACTGCTGTCTTTCCCCGCGAGATAGTTGCTCTGGCACTCAGAAACAACGCGAGCGGAGTTATCCTGGCCCATAATCATCCCGGAGGAGACCCTTCGCCGTCTCCTGAAGACCTTGCAAGAACTATGGAAATTGCATCGGCTTGCCGGGAACTTGAAATACGTCTGCTTGATCATGTTATTGTCACCGCAGACAGATTTTACAGTTTTATGGAATCAGGACGATTATAATTCCACCTCAAGCCAAAAGGAGAGCTCGATGATTAGAAGTTATCATTGTGTTGTTACCGGTAAGGTTCAAGGCGTTTTCTTTCGTTCATGGGTTAATGATCAGGCGGTAGCACTGCACTTAGGCGGCTGGACTCGCAATTTAGACGATGGGCCAATTGAAGTTCTGCTTCAAGGCCGTGAAGCCGATATTGCAGAAATGAGAACAAGGCTTCTTGTCGGTCCTCCTTTGTCACAGGTTACAGACCTTAAATGCAATTGGATCGACTACGACAAAAAGCATGATTCATTTGAAATTAGGTAATTTGGTAGCCAACGGGATTTTTTTGCTAAGTTTCTGAAATGCATTTTATAGTATACTTTTTCAGCCTCTTACTTAGAGATATGAGGCTGAAAAAGTATGCTCTTTATATAGTTAAATAAATAACCACTTTTGACATAAGGATCTTCCGTTGAAAAAAAAGAAATCCCCGATCAAACCTCTCAAGCTGCGTAAAAAAGACAAAGCTGGTTCAATAAAAAATATTAAGGCGACAAAAATATCTGATGCCGGAAACAATCAGGGACTGAATAAACCGCCTGTTTCTCCCCTGAATGTTCTTCATGACGCAGCTGATCTGTTGGACGATGCAGGGAATATTTCTGAAAACGTACATACAAACATTCCTACAACTCTTCCAGTTTTGGCAGTACGCGATATAGTTGTATTCAACTACATGATTCTGCCTCTGTTTGTAGGCCGTGAAAAATCCGTCAACGCGGTTGAAGCTGCAATGACCGGAGACCGCTATGTACTGATTCTCACACAGGAAGATGAAAGCATCGAAGCGCCTGAACATGACGATCTTTATACAACCGGAACAGTCTGTATGATTATGCGCATGCTCAAAATGCCTGACGGCAGACTGAAAGTGCTGGTACAAGGCGTATCAAGAGCTAAAGTAAAAAGATTTATTGGTTCCGAACCGTTCCATATTGCTGAAATAGAGACCATATCTGAAGCAGAAGCGGGAGCTGTTTCCTCCGAACAGGAAGCACTGGTCAGATCTTCACGCGAGCAAAGTGAAAAGATTCTCTCACTGAGAGGCATTTCTTCCACCGACATTATGAGCGTGCTCAATAATGTTAATGAACCGGGAAGACTCGCCGACCTCATCGCTTCCAACCTTAGAATGAAGGTTCCTGTTGCGCAGTCCATCCTCGAGTGCGAAGAACCTGTCGCGCGCCTAACTCTGGTCAACACACAACTTACTCAGGAAGTTGAAGTTGCCTCCATGCAGAACAAGATTCAGAACAGAGCCAAAGAAGGCATGGATAAAGCTCAGCGCGATTTTTATCTGCGTGAACAGCTCAAGGCCATCAAGGGCGAGCTTGGAGAATCTGCTGACGAAGCGGAGGAAATGGACGAAATCAGAAAGGCAATTAAAAAAGCTAAAATGCCTAAAGATGTGCGCGTTGAAGCGGAAAAACAGCTCCGCCGTCTTGAAGCAATGCACCCTGATGCATCCGAAGCCACCGTTATCAGATCTTATCTTGACTGGATGACTGAAATACCTTGGAAAAAACAGTCACGTGACCGCCTCGACATCAAAGAAGCCAAACGAATTTTAGATGAAGATCATTACGATCTCGAAAAAGTAAAAGAACGTATCCTTGAATATTTGAGTGTCCGCAAATTAAACCCTGCGATGAAGGGTCCTATCCTTTGTTTCGTAGGCCCTCCCGGTGTCGGTAAAACGTCACTTGGACGATCAATTGCGCGAAGCCTGCAACGTAAATTCCACCGTATGTCCCTCGGTGGTATGCGCGACGAAGCGGAAATTCGCGGCCATCGCAGAACCTACATAGGTTCCATGCCCGGACGTATCATTCAGGGAATGAAACAATGCGGAACTCGCAATCCGGTTGTAATGCTGGATGAGATTGATAAACTAGGTTCAGATTTCCGAGGCGATCCTTCTTCCGCACTGCTGGAAGTTCTCGATCCTGAACAAAATTTCTCTTTCACCGATCATTACTTAAACGTTCCTTATGATCTCTCGAAAGCAATGTTCATTTGTACTGCCAACGTTCTGGACTCTATCCCCCGTCCTCTTTTGGACCGCATGGAAGTTATCAGGCTTCCCGGATACACTGAGCACGAAAAGGTCAAAATCGCCCGTCGTTATCTTCTTTCCCGTCAGGCAAAGGAAAACGGACTCGGCGAAGATGAACTGGTTATGGACGATGAAGTTTTAGCTAAGATTATTAAAGAATACACCCGCGAAGCAGGTCTTAGAAATCTTGAGCGCGAAGTAGGCAGTGTCTGCCGTAAACTGGCCCGCAAGAAAGCCGAAGGCGAAGAAGGCCCGTTTGAAGTAACTATAGATAATCTTGAGAAATTACTGGGAATCCCCAGATACCTTGAAGATGAAAGAGAACACATACTGCCTCCGGGCGTAGCAGTCGGTCTTGCGTGGACTCCAGTGGGCGGAACAACCCTGCATATTGAAGTCTCAGCCATGCCCGGTAAGGGTAAGCTGCTCCTGACCGGACAGCTTGGCGATGTAATGAAAGAATCTGCGCAAGCCGCAGTATCCTTTGCCCGTCGCCATGCGGATGAATATGGAATCAGCCCTAAGTTCCACGAAGAGCAGGATCTACATATTCACGTTCCTGACGGCGCAACTCCGAAAGACGGACCTTCTGCCGGTGTTACACTGGTAACGGCGCTTCTTTCCGCGCTCACGAATACTCCGGTTAATCCGGAACTTGCGATGACAGGTGAAATCTCTTTGCGTGGACGCGTTCTGCCCGTTGGCGGAATCAAAGAGAAAATCCTTGCCGCTGTATCTCTCGGAATGAAACGGGTTCTTATCCCGTCACAGAATGTGAAAGACCTTGAAGATATTCCAGACGAACTTCGCAGCATGATCGAAATTACCCCGATCGAAAGAATAGAAGAAGTATGGCCGATAGCTAAAATGAAATAGCATTGGTATTTAATTGCCTTAAATTAAACGCGGCTTACCTACAGGTAGGCCGCGTTTTTTTATTGCATTTCTCAGAACCGGACTTATATGGGTTCAAGACATTGCCCACCCGACTGTTTTGGGCTATGCAATTTTCTCCACTATACTTTCAAAACATGGAGTAATTCATGCCAATATACGAATATAAATGCGCGGACTGCGGAAAAGAGTTTGAAGAGCTTGTCTTTAAACGTGACGAATGTCCTCCCTGCCCCGAATGTAAATCAGAAAAAACCGGAAAGCTTATTTCAGCCTGCAAGTTCAAAAACGGCGGAGCTTCGGACTCAAGAGATACGGGAGCATCTGCCCCATCTTCGTCCTCATCAGGCAGCGGCTGTGCAGGATGCTCCGGTGGCAACTGCTCCACTTGCGGTTAATTAACTAATTTTTAAATAAAACGGCGGCACAATGAGAAAAATCACCATCGCGACCCGCGGAAGCAAACTTGCTCTCTGGCAGGCCAATCATATTTCGGACCTCCTTCGTAACGAATATCCCGGTATCGAAGTTCAGTTGCTCAAGATAAAAACCAAGGGCGATATAATTCTGGACGTTCCACTTGCAAAAGTCGGTGGCAAGGGTTTGTTTGTGAAGGAAATCGAAGAAGCTCTGCTCGCTAAAAAAGCCGATCTTGCAGTACACAGCATGAAAGACGTGCCGACAGAACTGCCTGAAGGACTTGAAGTTGGGATCATCCCGCCGAGAGAAGCTGAGACAGATTCCCTGCTCTCCGTCAAATATGATTCACTTAAAGACTTGCCGATTGGCGCGGTTGTCGGAACAAGCTCCCTGCGCAGACAGTCGCAGCTCCTCACCCTGCGTAGCGACCTCAAGATTGAATCACTACGCGGAAACCTTGATACCCGTGTAGGCAAACTTCTCGCTGGCAAATTTGACGCCATTGTTGTTGCCACAGCAGGTATGAACAGACTGAATCTCACCGCCCCTAAAAGCGAAATACTCGGCCCTCCTCGGTTCCTACCGGCAGTGGCTCAGGGTGCACTCGGAATCGAATACAGAATTGAGGACACGGAAATTCAGGATATTCTCGGATTCCTTCACCATGAAGAAACTGCGCGGCAGGTTCGTGCTGAACGCGGTTTCCTGACCGGCCTTGACGGCGGTTGTCAGGTTCCCATCGCAGCATGGTCTGTGCGCGAAGGTGACAATATTAAACTAACCGGATTTGTAGCGGATATCGACGGTAGCAGTCCTATCAGGCTCGAAAGAACCGGCCCCGCAGATGAAGCTTGGGATCTTGGAATGAGCCTTGCTGATGACGTTCTTGCTGCCGGAGCCAAAGAGATTCTTGATCGCGTCTATGACAAGTGCAAAGCCTGATATCCTGAAAAGTTTCCGCACCCTGCCCGGGGTAGGTAAATCAATTGCCGAAGATCTCTGGGATATGGGTTATCGCTCCCTTGATGAAATGAAGAGGGAAGATCCGGAAACCATGTATCTCCGGCTTGAAGAATTAGCCGGAAAGCATGTGGACCGTTGCATGCTTTATGTTTTCAGGTGCGTTGTCTACTGCGTCAATAACGAACAACGCGACCCGCATCTCGAAAAATGGTGGAGTTGGAAAGACTGATTATTTCTACCTTACCTAAATATAATTTTAAGCCCGAAATCTTTTGCATTCAATATAATGCATGGATTTCGGGTTTTTTATTTTAAAAACAAAATAAATTGTGTGTCAAAACGACAACCATGTTAAATCGTTAATCATATATATTTAGTCCACATCTTAAGTTTTGAGGGTCTCAACCGATAAGATTATTAAAGGGGAAACATTTACTAATGCATTCTACTTATAACTTCCACGGACGGAGGTCTTAAATGACTAACTCTCTAGATTTGACACAAGTGGCTCAGGCCCCTCCTCAAAGGGAAACAGAAAATCTGGCTAACACGATGAAGACGCTGCAACGCAAGAGACTGCATAGACAAGCTTTTGCCGATCCTTCCATGCACCGCGAGCTCGTAAAGATTGAATCCTCGCCGGTATATAATGCCAGCGGAAATCTAATTCAGGCTGTAACTTCCAGCCACGGCAGTGCATAACTTTCAGGACCTCCTCCATGCGACTTTAAGACTTACTTATCTATGATTAAAGCGCGAACCTGCATAACAGATTCGCGCTTTATTATTTCTATAAATAGCAACAGGCAGGCTTATCCGATTCTGAGGCGCCCTCGCTTCTTATCAAATGAAACAACCTGCCCCACATGCTCGGCTAAGTCTCCAGCTTCAAGCAACATGTCCTTAGCCTGCTGTAGCTGAGCCGCAGGAACAGCTAAAATTAATCCGCCCGATGTCTGAGCATCAAAAACAAGATCAGTCTTAATCAGATCCGCGCCTGCCGCAGTTTCCACCTGTGAACTGCAAAAATTGCGATTGGCAAAACTTCCGGCCGGAATCAAGCCCATGGATGCAAGATCAATAACATCATCCATGAACGGAACTTTATCCAGCCACAACTCAACAGCTACGCCGGAGGCATCAGCCATTTCAAGAACGTGACCGCCCAGACCGAATCCTGTGATGTCCGTAGCCCCTTTAAGGCCGAGTTCACGAATTACCCTTCCACCCGCGATATTCAAACGGGATGCCCACTTATAGACATCCTTTTCAAAGCGTTCAGCGCCGTCCCAGTCGGCCTTTAAGGCTGTTGCCAGCACACCTGTCCCAAGAGGCTTGGTCAGAAGTAACTGATCGCCTTCCCGCAATCCTTTATTCGAAGCAAACTGGTCTGGGTCAACAAAACCTGTGACGGAAAGACCATACTTCATTTCGTCATCTTCAACACTGTGACCGCCTGCGAGAACAGCTCCGGCCTCACGGGTTTTATCCATACCGCCT comes from the Maridesulfovibrio ferrireducens genome and includes:
- the radC gene encoding RadC family protein, whose product is MNDKPHYHGHRQRLKERLCVNSQNLADYEILELMLGQVLPRQDTKPIAKELLSEFETLGGVFKASDERLKNIKGVGPGVLTFFTLLREFWARMAEEPMFVQSALSSPDTVSKAAMARIGNLAIEQFWVALVNNGNKVICWEKLTEGTVDKTAVFPREIVALALRNNASGVILAHNHPGGDPSPSPEDLARTMEIASACRELEIRLLDHVIVTADRFYSFMESGRL
- the holA gene encoding DNA polymerase III subunit delta, producing MSRPGYIFLTCPDAELLHNRITEILESNKASDFEKKVYWADDELPSQFWDDLTLQTLFGSSKAIILRRAHTLKVATWKTLDKALSSLSESSFLFLCLEGKWDKKGAPVPAVLKKRNCWKYAEKQKWFWNSAGLDEKSITGFVNKWSAQNSIIMDNAVKHALTKALPKDARAAKLELDKLELAAGPEKKLLMDHLSLIAFSEEMNFFEFMSSMSQGGDPVEIWRRVLTNHMEKDSMIFMLTASLTREARALWMMLHGEDSSVRLPPFVKKQKAALAQRIGAARIAKIFDIVMEAEIGIKTGNRRPDQALELLVAALTNLFAIQPSNRRR
- the lon gene encoding endopeptidase La, with product MKKKKSPIKPLKLRKKDKAGSIKNIKATKISDAGNNQGLNKPPVSPLNVLHDAADLLDDAGNISENVHTNIPTTLPVLAVRDIVVFNYMILPLFVGREKSVNAVEAAMTGDRYVLILTQEDESIEAPEHDDLYTTGTVCMIMRMLKMPDGRLKVLVQGVSRAKVKRFIGSEPFHIAEIETISEAEAGAVSSEQEALVRSSREQSEKILSLRGISSTDIMSVLNNVNEPGRLADLIASNLRMKVPVAQSILECEEPVARLTLVNTQLTQEVEVASMQNKIQNRAKEGMDKAQRDFYLREQLKAIKGELGESADEAEEMDEIRKAIKKAKMPKDVRVEAEKQLRRLEAMHPDASEATVIRSYLDWMTEIPWKKQSRDRLDIKEAKRILDEDHYDLEKVKERILEYLSVRKLNPAMKGPILCFVGPPGVGKTSLGRSIARSLQRKFHRMSLGGMRDEAEIRGHRRTYIGSMPGRIIQGMKQCGTRNPVVMLDEIDKLGSDFRGDPSSALLEVLDPEQNFSFTDHYLNVPYDLSKAMFICTANVLDSIPRPLLDRMEVIRLPGYTEHEKVKIARRYLLSRQAKENGLGEDELVMDDEVLAKIIKEYTREAGLRNLEREVGSVCRKLARKKAEGEEGPFEVTIDNLEKLLGIPRYLEDEREHILPPGVAVGLAWTPVGGTTLHIEVSAMPGKGKLLLTGQLGDVMKESAQAAVSFARRHADEYGISPKFHEEQDLHIHVPDGATPKDGPSAGVTLVTALLSALTNTPVNPELAMTGEISLRGRVLPVGGIKEKILAAVSLGMKRVLIPSQNVKDLEDIPDELRSMIEITPIERIEEVWPIAKMK
- the hemC gene encoding hydroxymethylbilane synthase, translating into MRKITIATRGSKLALWQANHISDLLRNEYPGIEVQLLKIKTKGDIILDVPLAKVGGKGLFVKEIEEALLAKKADLAVHSMKDVPTELPEGLEVGIIPPREAETDSLLSVKYDSLKDLPIGAVVGTSSLRRQSQLLTLRSDLKIESLRGNLDTRVGKLLAGKFDAIVVATAGMNRLNLTAPKSEILGPPRFLPAVAQGALGIEYRIEDTEIQDILGFLHHEETARQVRAERGFLTGLDGGCQVPIAAWSVREGDNIKLTGFVADIDGSSPIRLERTGPADEAWDLGMSLADDVLAAGAKEILDRVYDKCKA
- a CDS encoding acylphosphatase, with translation MIRSYHCVVTGKVQGVFFRSWVNDQAVALHLGGWTRNLDDGPIEVLLQGREADIAEMRTRLLVGPPLSQVTDLKCNWIDYDKKHDSFEIR
- the selD gene encoding selenide, water dikinase SelD; its protein translation is MSAWELVKTVKSAGUAAKIAPGDLEQVLEGLAVEDERLLTGLGGNEDSAIVSFPAGKALVQTVDFFTPVVNNPYWFGQIAAANSLSDVYAMGGEPWTVMNIVCYPMKKMGGEILREILKGGMDKTREAGAVLAGGHSVEDDEMKYGLSVTGFVDPDQFASNKGLREGDQLLLTKPLGTGVLATALKADWDGAERFEKDVYKWASRLNIAGGRVIRELGLKGATDITGFGLGGHVLEMADASGVAVELWLDKVPFMDDVIDLASMGLIPAGSFANRNFCSSQVETAAGADLIKTDLVFDAQTSGGLILAVPAAQLQQAKDMLLEAGDLAEHVGQVVSFDKKRGRLRIG
- a CDS encoding FmdB family zinc ribbon protein, which codes for MPIYEYKCADCGKEFEELVFKRDECPPCPECKSEKTGKLISACKFKNGGASDSRDTGASAPSSSSSGSGCAGCSGGNCSTCG
- a CDS encoding helix-hairpin-helix domain-containing protein, producing MIASMTSAKPDILKSFRTLPGVGKSIAEDLWDMGYRSLDEMKREDPETMYLRLEELAGKHVDRCMLYVFRCVVYCVNNEQRDPHLEKWWSWKD